The nucleotide sequence CCTCCTGGACCGACGGAAAATGGGTCGTGAATCTTGACGAAGCACGATCCGGTATCCATCGCCATCGAACCTTGGCGTCCGGCTTGAAAGCAATTTCAGGACCCTGCGCGGTTGGTTCAGAACTGGTGGACTTGTCACAGACGCGACAGCGGGAACTGGGTTCCCAAACCGGTCCGCCACCGACCGGCAGAGCGTCTCGCGCGACACCTGGAAAAGGCAACTTAGAGCCGCCTGCTCCGAGCAGGAACGGAAGCGGTTGTCCGGAACAGGAAGAATCCCCCGCCTCAACTGCGCAGCGGTAGGCGGGGGAGGTTCAAAGGCCCGGTGGAATCCGAAGTCATCGTTGTAATTACCCTTTGATAAAATGAAACCCATGTCAGGCGAATCCTTTGCCGTGAGATTCCTGGTACGACCGCTGACTGCTCACCCAGCTTTGTACAAAATGGCTGGTCTGTGTCTGGTGTTGATAGGATTGGTAATCGGTCCAGGGAGCGCGCGCTCGCTCCTGGGACAGCACCCACATCCCAACCGCCTGGTTGAAAAGAATCTGACTCGAACTGAATCTCATACCGGTACTCTGTTTGGGGCGACGCCTTCCTTACCTCAAAACCTGTTGGGTGCCAAGCCAACTTTCCATCTCTTCACGGATAAGGACGGACTCCCCCAAAACACGGTTCAAACCATGGTTTTTGATCGGGAAGGCTATCTCTGGGTGGGTACCCAGGACGGGGCCGCTTACTATAACGGCAACCACTGGACAGTGGTCAACATGCCAAATCGCACCCTGTCAAACCACGTCCGATCAATGATTGCTGCCTCTGACGGAAGCCTCTGGTTTGGAACCAACGGGGGCGGGGTGTTGAACTTCCAGCGGGACAAATGGACCGTGTATGACATTTCAACTCAGGCTCTGAGAAATTATCAGGTCCTTAGTCTGCTGGAGACGGTTGGATCAAATGGAAACCGGGTTCTGTGGGTAGGGACAAACGGCGGCGGCCTTTCGCGACTTGAAAACGGCACCTGGACAACCTTTGACACAACTTCGGGATTGCCCAGCAACTTTGTCATGAGTTTGCTTGAAACCGTCGGCGCCGACGGCTCAAAGCTGTTGTGGGTGGGCACCAACGGCGGCGGGTTGGCCTGCCTCAACCGAGGGAAATGGACTGTGTTGAACACAGCTTCAGGATTGCCAAGTAACGCCGTGTTCAAGCTCTATGAGAGTCTTGATGAGGATGGAACCAGCACGTTGTGGGTGGGTACCAATGCTGGTTTGGCCCGGTACACCCAGGGGACATGGACCATTTTTGATACCCGGTCCGGGCTTCCAAACGATGAAATCTGGGATATTCTGGAAGTTACCTCGTCAACGGGAACTCGACAATTATGGGTGGCGACCTTTGGCGGAGGCATTGCTCGTCTGGAGCAAGGCCAGTGGAAGGTCGTTGATACCCGGCTGGGTCTGCCGGACAACCTGGTTTTCAGCTTAATCGAATCCCCGGCATTTCAAGGGGTGCGGTCGCTCTGGATCGGGATGAGCGGCGCCGGTTTGGCTCGTTTGGATCAGGTGCAATGGACCTCACTTGATACCCGAAGCGGATTACCCAATGACCGGGTTCGCAGTATTCTTGAATCAAAAGATTCAGACGGGACACCGGTGTATTGGATCGGCACCCGCAATGGATTGGCCCGGCTTCACCAAAATAAGCTGACGGTTTTCCATACTTCAGATGGAATGCCGGGTGATCTGGCCATGAGTCTGGTAGAAACCGCTGGACCCAATGGCACCCTAATTTTGTGGGTTGGGACCAACCGAGGATTGGCCAAATATGAACAAGGCCAGTGGACGGCGTTCAATGCCACCAATTCAGGGATGCCGACCTCGCTGGTGGTTGACCTCCACCTGATCCGGAACGCTGATCAGTCAGAGACCTTGTGGATCGGAACGTTTGGGGAAGGTCTGGTTCGCTATGAACGCAACCAGTGGCAACAATACAAACCCCAGACCGGATTCCCCAGCGGGTTTATCATGTCGCTCTATGAAACCCGCGAGCCAGATGGAACGAGTACGTTGTGGGTTGGCACCAATGGCAGCGGATTGATTCGGATTCCCGATATCCAGCATAACCCCTTGAACTCTCCCGCCAACTGGCAGGTATTGGATGTGGCCTCGGGTGCGATTCCAAACAATGTGGTGCGCAGTCTGCTTGAAACCCGGACTCAGGATGGAGATCGGGTGTTATGGGTTGGGACTGATGGTGGCGGATTGGCCCGATTGAATCTGACTCGCCCGGAGCAAAAGATTTCGGTTTTGTCGGATACTTCCGCTCCAGCCCTGCCAAACAATACGATTTACCAGATTTGCGTAGATAGCCAAAAACGTATTTACCTTTCTACGAATAAAGGTGTCGCCCGGCTGACGCCGCGTGTTCCAACCCCGGCCCAGCCGGCTGAATTTGAGTTGTATTCCTTTGGGACGGAAGATGGGCTGCCCAGCAACGAATGTAACGGTGGCGCGTCGCTGGTGGATGAGCGGGGGCGAATCTGGATTGGAACCGTGGCTGGGGTTGCCATTTTAGATCCGGCCCAGGAACTCCAGGACACCCAGTCCAAGCCGTTGCATCTGGAGCGAACCTTCCTCAATGGCAAACAAACCCGCGTCTTTAATGATGCCCCGGTTGCCACCACCACCCTGGACTATTGGGAAACCAACCTGGTGTTTGAATATGCCTTGCTCAGCTATTTCCGTGAATCCGATACCCGATACCGGACCCAGTTACAAGGATTTGACCCAGAACCAACCACCTGGACCCGTGACACCAAAAAGGAATACACCAATTTGTCATCGGGGCCATATGTCTTCCAAATTTGGGCCCGTGATTATCGGGGAAATGTTTCAGGCCCGCTGGAAATCAAGTTTTCAATCCGGCCAGCACCCTGGGAAACCTGGTGGTTTGGAATGTTGCTGCTTGGTATGGCGGCGGGGCTGGTGTATAGCGGATATGAACTCCGTCTCAGAACGATTCGCCGACGTCAGGAACAGCGCTTTGCTTCAATCCGGCAGTTGCTGGAAAGCATTCGAGTCATCAATTCACAGCTTGATTTAACC is from Acidobacteriota bacterium and encodes:
- a CDS encoding GAF domain-containing protein, with amino-acid sequence MSGESFAVRFLVRPLTAHPALYKMAGLCLVLIGLVIGPGSARSLLGQHPHPNRLVEKNLTRTESHTGTLFGATPSLPQNLLGAKPTFHLFTDKDGLPQNTVQTMVFDREGYLWVGTQDGAAYYNGNHWTVVNMPNRTLSNHVRSMIAASDGSLWFGTNGGGVLNFQRDKWTVYDISTQALRNYQVLSLLETVGSNGNRVLWVGTNGGGLSRLENGTWTTFDTTSGLPSNFVMSLLETVGADGSKLLWVGTNGGGLACLNRGKWTVLNTASGLPSNAVFKLYESLDEDGTSTLWVGTNAGLARYTQGTWTIFDTRSGLPNDEIWDILEVTSSTGTRQLWVATFGGGIARLEQGQWKVVDTRLGLPDNLVFSLIESPAFQGVRSLWIGMSGAGLARLDQVQWTSLDTRSGLPNDRVRSILESKDSDGTPVYWIGTRNGLARLHQNKLTVFHTSDGMPGDLAMSLVETAGPNGTLILWVGTNRGLAKYEQGQWTAFNATNSGMPTSLVVDLHLIRNADQSETLWIGTFGEGLVRYERNQWQQYKPQTGFPSGFIMSLYETREPDGTSTLWVGTNGSGLIRIPDIQHNPLNSPANWQVLDVASGAIPNNVVRSLLETRTQDGDRVLWVGTDGGGLARLNLTRPEQKISVLSDTSAPALPNNTIYQICVDSQKRIYLSTNKGVARLTPRVPTPAQPAEFELYSFGTEDGLPSNECNGGASLVDERGRIWIGTVAGVAILDPAQELQDTQSKPLHLERTFLNGKQTRVFNDAPVATTTLDYWETNLVFEYALLSYFRESDTRYRTQLQGFDPEPTTWTRDTKKEYTNLSSGPYVFQIWARDYRGNVSGPLEIKFSIRPAPWETWWFGMLLLGMAAGLVYSGYELRLRTIRRRQEQRFASIRQLLESIRVINSQLDLTIVLQTITEESARLINAEPGGIGLLVGEEVVFKRLWNKGRWEDSPVTFKIGEGVAGKVAATARPVVVNNINDMPDLTQMEVLEKYEVQGLLDVPIINRLGQVVGVLDVRRKPGRVFTKSDCQLIESLAHQAAIALENAGLYGELGKLLHQEQEVSRALQELNQMKTNFIIVTSHEMRTPLTVLKGYTEALIEGTMGPLASVQQRTLITCQRMVDRLVSSFNDILEMLKINEGYTSIKPVTFDLIETINQVLNELGAFVHRRKQVIQCETPTSLPINADQEKIELVLLNIMQNAIKFTPDEGVIQIKVSTNGSGEIHLEIQDSGIGIDPAELTNIFEKFYTGVDPSTHRSGKYEFATRGTGLGLAIAKNYVEAHGGRIWAESAGKGQGSCFHIVLPASTSDTNVG